The following is a genomic window from Acidobacteriota bacterium.
ATACGCACAATATAGGGCTACCAACCCGATCTGTCAAGCCATATTTAGTGACTACATTATGCGCCCACAAAACCTACGGAAAGATACAGGTTTCGGCCAGAAAGTATGCAATCAGTTACTGTCGACAGCGCGGAACTTCAGACTAACGGACCAACCCGCGAAGCGGCCATCGACAAGTCAGATCTATCCGGCGTCCAGCGCTTCCCTGACCTTGGCAGCCAAACTGTCGATACCGAACGGTTTCTGGATGAAATGCAGGCCTTCATCCAGCACGCCATGCTGGGCGATGACATCGGTGGTGTAACCCGACATGAACAGGCACTTAACCAGAGGAAGAACCGACAGCAGGCTCGTGGCCAGCGCCCGGCCGTCCATCTCTGGCATCACGACATCGGTCATCAACAGATGAATCTTGCCGGCGTGCTCCCTGGCCAGACGGAGGGCTTCCCCCGGCCCGCTGGCCGCCAACACGGTGTACCCCCGCTCTTCAAGCATCCTTCGGGTCAGGGTCAGGAAGGACAGCTCGTCCTCCACGAGCAGGATCGTCTCGTCGCCGCGCAGCATCGTTGTTGCCGCGCCTTCGGGCCGCGCCTTCTCATCTTCTCCCACATGGCGGGGCAGGTAGACCGTGAAGGTCGTTCCCAGATTCAACTCGCTGTTGACGTCAATGTAACCCGAGTTCTGCTTGACGATGCCGTAGACCGTCGCCAATCCCAGACCGGTGCCTTTGCCCATCACTTTGGTCGTGAAGAACGGCTCGAAGACGTGGGCCACCGTTTCGGGAGTCATGCCCGAGCCATCGTCGCCGACCGCGAGCCGCACATACTCCCCTGGCACGCAGCCCGTGTGCGAGGCGCAGTAGCCTTCGTCGAGCGTGCTGTTGCCCGTTTCGAGAGTCATCTTGCCGACGCCCGAGATGGCGTCTCGGGCGTTGACGCACAGGTTGGCCAGGATCTGATCGATCTGCGACGGGTCCACCTTGACGAGCCACAGGTCCTCACCCGGCTGCCACTTGAGGTCGATGTTCTCTCCGATGAGCCGCTGCAGCATCCTGAGCATGCCCGCCACCGTGTCGTTCAGGTGCAGGACTTTGGGTGCGACGGCCTGTTTGCGGGCAAAGGCGAGCAGTTGGCGAGTCAGGTCGGCAGAGCGCATCGTCGCGTTGCGGATTTCCTCGAGGTCGACATGGAGCGACAAGGCCGGATCCACCTGCTCGAGCGCCAACTCGGTATGTCCCAGGATCACGCCCAGCATGTTGTTGAAGTCGTGCGCCACGCCGCCCGCCAGGCGGCCGATCGATTCCATCTTCTGGGCCTGCTGGAGCTGGGTCTGGAGTGTCGCCTGTTCCTCCTCGGCCCGCCTGGGTGCGGTGATGTCGCGCATGATGGTAGAAATGAACTTCGGTTCTCCAGTCGAGTTCCTGTGAAGCACCAGCACCTGGGAAACAGGTATTTCACTTCCATTCCGATGCAGCAACACGTTCTCGTTCCGCCATGTTCCGCCCCTGAAGATGGCAGGGATACCCTCTTCTTCAATCAGTTTCGCGGCCCAAGCCGGATGCATGTCCCCGATCTTCATATGAGAGAGGTCCGCATCGTCGGGCAACCCCACCATGTGCTTCGCGGCCCGGTTGTGATACTGGAGGTTCCCCTGCACGTCGGCGACTCCGATGAAATCCGGGGATTCCTCGATGATGGCCAGCAGCCGCGCCTTCTCCTCCTCGCGCGACGTGCGCTCGGTGATGTCTGCCAGTGCCCCGATCACGTAGTCGGCCTTCCCCGTACTGTCGCGCCTGATGTAGGCGTGGTCATAGGTGTTGGCCCAGGTTCCATCGATGCGACGAAAACGGTATTCGCACTTCCAGACGTCGGCCGGCCCGTTCACGGCGGCGTCGAAACTGGAGAGCGTCCGATCGCGATCATCTGGATGAACGTGATCGATCCACCACAGCCACGGATCCTCATTCTCGGAAGGTCTGCCGAAGGCCTCCACATACGACGTGTTGAAGCGAGCGGTGCCGTCCCGGAAATTGATGTCCCACATCCCGTCGTTCGTGGCATTGACCGCCAGACGGTACTGTTCATCGCTTTCCCGTTGCGCCTGCTCCGCCCGCTTGCGCTCGGTGATGTCCCTGACGACATGCACCACTCCGATGTACCGGCGATGAGCGTCAAGTCTCGGTATGGCTCGAACTTCCAGATACCGGTTCAGATGGGGTTCAAACACTTCAGAGACTATCTCTTCCAGTGTTTCGGCACACCGGCAACTCGGACACCCGGCGGGCGGCTTCTCTGTACCGTGATAACACGCGAAGCACTTCGAGTCTGTGAGCCTGCCCGATAGTGGCAGACTCAGCATTCGACGCGCACTCCTGTTGGCATGGATGATGTTGAACTGACCATCATGAACGGTCACCATGTCCGTCAGATTGTCGAAGAGGCCTTCCCATTCGGCACTGGGAGGCAGGCGGGCGTCGTCTCCACCGTCCCGTTTATTGGCGTCGGGCGCCGCCAGCCCGCGATCGAGCGAACCGTCGGCGTCGTCAGGTCGGCGATCGTCGGTGCTCATTGCGTCCACCCTTCTTGCCCGCCGTCAGTTGCTGGAGTGACGGCGATCACCAACCCATTGCCTGGAACCCGGGAACCGTCGCGCACCGGTCTTAACCTTCGGCGCGAGATTTCATGCGTTCGGGATCATGGGTTCGAAACTGGTGACGTCAACCCGGCTCCATCTGCAACCGCTCGATCGACCACCTTGCGTGGCGACACCAGACGAGGTCGGCCCGCACACGTGGAGGGGGACTCTGCAGGGAACAGGCAGAGTATCCCACCGGCCGCCGTGCTTCGCAAGGCCGAAGGAGAGCTCCCGAACCCGGAACCGCCAACTACGGATCCACCGGAGTAATGAGGGCGAGGACGTAGTGTGCCCCATCGGCGACGACTGGCAGGCGGGTAATGAGGGTTGCGACCTCGGTACCAGTCTTGTGTCGCATCGCCACCCGGTCGGCGTGACGGGCGACCGTTGGCGGGGTCGAGAACTGATGGTCGGGGTCCGCCGTGAAATTCGACGCCCTGACGCCGACCATTTCTCTCAGCGCGTACCCCGATAGTTCTACCAGAGCGCGATTGGCAGAGACGGTGACGCCGTCCTTGATGAGGCAGGCGGCTGTTGGCGTCGCGGTCATGATGTTCCACAACGCCGCGATCGCCGGGGGCAACGTGTCGTCCGACACGCCCAGGCTCTTGCAGTACCGATGCGCCTCCGCCTTGGAGATGAGCAGCCGCGACCCGAACCGGTTCTTCCGGCCGATGCGAATCGCCTTAATCTGACCCGCGGCAATCTCGTCGCGAATGAACTTCGCCGAACAACCCACGCGTTTGGCCAGCTCAGCGGTCGTAACTATTGGCACGCTTGACACTCTCGCATCGAGGCGCGCGCCCGTCAAGCCCGTCTGTCGCCTGTCTGTCGCCTTGTGCGACACACTGAGCGCACCGAGCGCACCTGCCATCATTACCCCATTGTCCGCCCCGCGCACGCATGCGACCGTGTTCCGATATTTCCTGAGATCCATTGAGGAAGAACAGTGCCCGATACGCGGCTCTCTCCAGAGGACATCAAGTGGTTGAGGGGGCTCGTCCCGATTTGCGCGTCGTGTAAGAAGATCCGCGACCAGAACGGTGACTGGAAGGACACCGGCACCCATATCACGGCCGACACCGGCGGGGCATTTTCTCAAGGCCTCTGCCCGGAATGTCTGAAGACGCTGTATCCGGAGTTCGCAAACGACTGAGCACGCGCGGGGGCTCAGCGCGTCGTCGAAGATGAGCACCGCACGACGCACGCGCAAGCCGAGGCGGGGCTGCACCTGCGGGCGCAGACCGGTGCGGCATCCGCCCGTTTAGAGCTTATTCGTCGCTCTGTTTGTCCCCCGATTCGTCGGCCAGCTTGACGTCCTCGGGCAGGCTCGTGGCGAAATCATCGAACGGATCAGATGCCGCGGCGTCCACCGCCGCGTCGTCCACGTCGAACACGCGGTTCCCGCCGCGCACTTTGATCGGCCCCTTTGGCGCGTTCTCCGGCCGCCCCTTTGATTGCGACGTTCTCTTGCCTTTTGGTGGTGCGGGAGGACCAAAATTGCGCTCTCGCCGGGGCGCGCCGTCGCTGCCGCCAAACGCGGGCGGCCCACCCGGTCGCGGGCTGAAGCCAGACGACGAACCCATCGGGGGACGCGGTCCCCGCTCTTCTCTGGGTCGGGCTTCGCTCACCGACAAGGTCCGCCCCATGAACGGCTGGCCGTTCAGCTGGCGAATGACCTCGGTGGCCGCGGCCAGATCCGCGTAGTCCACGAACGCGAATCCGCGAGGGCGGCCTGTTTCGCGATCCATCGGGAGAACGACGGACAGCGGTGGCGCGACGCTGGTGACATGGGCCCGAACATCGGCCTCTGTCGCGCTGTAAGGGAGATTTCCAAGAAACAACCGGACTGACACGCTGTTATTTCACCTCGTGTTGACGCGGCGATATGCCGCTGGTTGGCGCGATATGTGACTGCTCTGGCGGATCGAAAAGATGGGACGTCAAGGCTTTGGTGCGTGTACCGGCTTTGACTGTAGCAAACCTCCCGCCTTCGACGCAACAGCGAAACACCAGCCCCATCTCCGCGCCTTGCGTATCGGCAGACGGTCTGGTACCGTGGGATCCGTTTTTGTCTTTCAGGGAGTTACCGTGAAGAGAAGCCTGGTCGTCCTCGCCGTTCTTGCTCTGTCTGCCACCGCCGCCTGCGGAAAGAAGGAGGCGGCCAAGCCGGCAGCCGCTCCCGCCGCCACGCCAGCCGCCGCGACCGCGCCCGCCGCTGTACCAGCGGGCGCCCCCAAGCCGGTTCCCGCTCAA
Proteins encoded in this region:
- a CDS encoding PAS domain S-box protein is translated as MSTDDRRPDDADGSLDRGLAAPDANKRDGGDDARLPPSAEWEGLFDNLTDMVTVHDGQFNIIHANRSARRMLSLPLSGRLTDSKCFACYHGTEKPPAGCPSCRCAETLEEIVSEVFEPHLNRYLEVRAIPRLDAHRRYIGVVHVVRDITERKRAEQAQRESDEQYRLAVNATNDGMWDINFRDGTARFNTSYVEAFGRPSENEDPWLWWIDHVHPDDRDRTLSSFDAAVNGPADVWKCEYRFRRIDGTWANTYDHAYIRRDSTGKADYVIGALADITERTSREEEKARLLAIIEESPDFIGVADVQGNLQYHNRAAKHMVGLPDDADLSHMKIGDMHPAWAAKLIEEEGIPAIFRGGTWRNENVLLHRNGSEIPVSQVLVLHRNSTGEPKFISTIMRDITAPRRAEEEQATLQTQLQQAQKMESIGRLAGGVAHDFNNMLGVILGHTELALEQVDPALSLHVDLEEIRNATMRSADLTRQLLAFARKQAVAPKVLHLNDTVAGMLRMLQRLIGENIDLKWQPGEDLWLVKVDPSQIDQILANLCVNARDAISGVGKMTLETGNSTLDEGYCASHTGCVPGEYVRLAVGDDGSGMTPETVAHVFEPFFTTKVMGKGTGLGLATVYGIVKQNSGYIDVNSELNLGTTFTVYLPRHVGEDEKARPEGAATTMLRGDETILLVEDELSFLTLTRRMLEERGYTVLAASGPGEALRLAREHAGKIHLLMTDVVMPEMDGRALATSLLSVLPLVKCLFMSGYTTDVIAQHGVLDEGLHFIQKPFGIDSLAAKVREALDAG